The Mycobacteriales bacterium genome contains the following window.
TGGCCGGCGACGGTCTTGGCCAGCCCCTCGCGGGCGGTGGCGTTGTAGATCCGCAGCTGCGGCCGGCCCGAGGTGTCGGCGCCGGTCGGGCAGGCGGCCGCGGCGGCCCGGGCGTCGACCCGGTCCAGCACCTTCAGCCAGGTGATGCCGGCCAGCGCGCAGAGCACGATCAGGAAGACCAGTGCGGGTAGTGCGCGACGCAGCCGCAGCGTGTAACGCGCGCGCGGCGGTGCGTCCGGACCTTGGAACACCGCCCCCATTGGCGCCTCCAGCGACCGCGACCGCACTGTGTGCGGTTCCCCTGAGACCGAGGGTAGCGAACGGGCCGTACCTTCGGGCGATCTCGGGCAGCGGGCCTCGGATCGTTACAGAGCGCCTACGCCGTCACTCTTCGCCGTCAGCCTAAGTCAGTGGTGCTACGGCCCAGGACGTCCAGGCCGGCCTCGGCCAGCGGTCCGATCGCGTCGCCCAGCCCGTCGTCGGTGTTGTCGGCCATCGCCCCGGCCCGCTGCCGGACCACGATGCCGGCCACCACGCAGGCGAGCTTGAAGTAGCCGAAGGCGACGTACCAGGGCAGCGCGCTGACGTCCCGCCCGGTGCGGGCCGCGTACCGGGCGGCGAGCTCGGTCCGGCTCGGGAAACCGGGCAGGCCGGTGACCGAGGGGACGACCGCGCCCGCGGCCCCGGCCGGCTGCCAGTAGACGACCAGCAGGCCCAGGTCGGCCAGCGGGTCGCCCAGGGTGGACATCTCCCAGTCCAGGACCGCCTCGATCCGACCCGGGTCGTCGGCGGCCAGGATGACGTTGTCCAGCTTGTAGTCGCCGTGCACGATCCCGCCACTGGGCGCGTCCGGCAACCCGGCGCCGAGCTCCGCGGCCAGCGCGTCCACCGCGGGCAGGTCGCCCGAGCGCAGCGCCTGCCACTCCCCGGACCAGCGCTTCAGCTGGCGGGCCAGGTAGCCCTCCGGCCGCCCGTACCCGGCCAGGCCGACCGCGGCCGGGTCGACCGCGTGCAGGTCCGCCAGTACGTCGATCATCGTCGCCGTGATCGCGGCGCGGTCGGCCGGCTCGGCCGCGTACCCGGCCGGGAACGCGGCCCGG
Protein-coding sequences here:
- a CDS encoding phosphotransferase family protein — translated: MDVPGADPRVLGPYLAGELGDDAWLEPAVEVVPGGRSNLTYFVTSPAGELVLRRPPLRAVRPTAHDMGREHRMLSALYGTAVPVPEPLLLCDDPAVLGAPFYVMRRVPGVVVRAAFPAGYAAEPADRAAITATMIDVLADLHAVDPAAVGLAGYGRPEGYLARQLKRWSGEWQALRSGDLPAVDALAAELGAGLPDAPSGGIVHGDYKLDNVILAADDPGRIEAVLDWEMSTLGDPLADLGLLVVYWQPAGAAGAVVPSVTGLPGFPSRTELAARYAARTGRDVSALPWYVAFGYFKLACVVAGIVVRQRAGAMADNTDDGLGDAIGPLAEAGLDVLGRSTTDLG